The following are encoded in a window of Bacteroidia bacterium genomic DNA:
- the dnaG gene encoding DNA primase: MAMISRKTVDEVFAVAQVDEVISDFMTLKKKGVNYEGLCPFHNEKTPSFKVNPVKGLYKCFGCGKAGGAIQFVMEHEGMAFPDAIRYLAKKYGVPVIEDTSQKSEEYDELSRRKESLYAAIEYAQTFFLEQMQTDEGVIAGLSYFKERGFTPQTIEKFGLGYAPAGYNIFTESALKLGFKEEVLTDAGLIKSSEKGGYYDFFRERVMFPFYNVAGKIIAFGGRILTSDKKAPKYLNSPESLIYIKSNTLYGLYQAKNAIKKAESCILVEGYADVISMSQAGIENVVASSGTSLTIEQARLIARFTQNVTILYDGDSAGLKASLRGINILLEQGLNVRIVLLDEGEDPDSFAHKHSLEEIEQYLQDNIKDFILFKSNLLYQDAGSDPIKKAEANAEIIRSIAIVPDPLKRAQYEQEFAKISELNGMIIHAEVLKARNTDHGKDLKVLNEEFGLLQRHISNVQTKEVTLTTEYKEEGVARMLIRFGTLEYSNEQTVAEFIIEQLEKDEMEFQHPKYKTIYEYALEQIETGSALDFQKLMYASTPDVSSFIADCLEENYSLSVKWDEEEIYVPREEEGYKVAAYDSAMHLKIMRLKILTQQYLEYIKEAKDDDEKRQIILQIMELNRLRDTFGGILKIAVL, translated from the coding sequence ATGGCAATGATTTCGCGTAAAACGGTTGATGAAGTGTTTGCAGTAGCACAAGTGGATGAGGTAATCTCCGATTTCATGACATTGAAAAAAAAGGGGGTAAATTATGAGGGATTGTGTCCGTTTCACAACGAAAAAACGCCATCTTTTAAAGTAAATCCGGTAAAAGGGCTATACAAGTGTTTTGGCTGTGGTAAAGCGGGAGGCGCAATTCAGTTTGTTATGGAACATGAGGGAATGGCTTTCCCTGACGCAATTCGTTATTTAGCAAAAAAATATGGTGTTCCGGTAATAGAAGATACTTCACAAAAAAGTGAAGAATATGATGAGTTAAGCAGGCGCAAAGAGTCGCTCTATGCAGCAATTGAATATGCGCAAACTTTCTTTCTGGAACAAATGCAAACAGATGAAGGTGTGATAGCCGGTTTAAGCTATTTCAAAGAGAGGGGTTTTACCCCACAGACTATTGAAAAATTTGGTCTTGGTTATGCACCTGCAGGATATAATATTTTTACAGAATCCGCTCTTAAATTGGGCTTTAAAGAAGAAGTTTTGACTGATGCAGGACTAATTAAATCTTCTGAAAAAGGTGGATACTATGACTTTTTCAGAGAGCGTGTCATGTTCCCTTTCTATAATGTTGCAGGTAAAATAATTGCTTTTGGAGGTAGGATATTAACCAGTGATAAGAAAGCTCCTAAGTACCTGAATAGTCCCGAATCGCTGATTTATATTAAGTCCAATACGTTGTATGGCTTATACCAAGCAAAAAATGCAATCAAGAAGGCAGAATCCTGTATTCTGGTTGAAGGCTATGCAGATGTTATTTCAATGAGCCAAGCAGGTATTGAAAATGTTGTGGCATCATCAGGAACGTCCCTAACGATTGAGCAAGCTCGTCTGATTGCCAGATTCACTCAAAATGTTACAATCTTGTATGATGGAGATTCAGCAGGGCTTAAAGCCTCATTGCGTGGAATTAATATTTTGCTGGAACAAGGGTTGAATGTCCGTATTGTGTTGCTTGACGAAGGCGAGGATCCCGATTCTTTTGCGCATAAACATTCTTTGGAAGAAATCGAGCAGTACTTACAGGACAACATTAAAGACTTTATCCTCTTTAAGTCCAATCTGCTTTATCAGGATGCCGGTTCAGACCCCATCAAAAAGGCGGAAGCCAATGCTGAAATCATCAGGTCTATTGCCATCGTGCCGGATCCGCTCAAGAGGGCGCAATATGAGCAGGAATTTGCCAAAATTTCAGAGCTAAATGGTATGATTATCCATGCAGAGGTATTAAAAGCACGCAATACGGATCATGGCAAAGACCTTAAAGTTCTTAACGAAGAATTTGGGTTGCTGCAAAGGCATATTTCGAATGTTCAAACTAAGGAAGTTACATTAACCACAGAATACAAAGAAGAAGGAGTGGCTCGTATGTTAATCAGGTTTGGAACTCTTGAATATAGCAATGAACAAACCGTTGCTGAATTTATTATTGAACAACTTGAGAAGGATGAAATGGAGTTTCAACATCCAAAATATAAAACAATTTATGAATATGCTTTAGAACAGATTGAAACCGGTTCAGCATTAGATTTTCAAAAGCTTATGTATGCTTCAACACCGGATGTGTCAAGTTTTATTGCAGATTGTTTAGAAGAAAATTATTCCTTAAGTGTCAAGTGGGATGAGGAAGAAATCTATGTTCCCAGAGAAGAAGAAGGGTACAAAGTAGCAGCGTATGATTCTGCAATGCATTTAAAAATTATGCGCCTCAAAATCCTTACACAGCAATACTTAGAGTATATAAAAGAAGCTAAAGATGATGATGAAAAACGGCAAATTATTTTACAAATAATGGAGTTGAACCGTTTGCGCGATACCTTTGGGGGTATTTTAAAAATAGCTGTTTTATAA
- a CDS encoding TolC family protein, which translates to MKKQQHLSLVLSIGLVLLLSSCLAIKKYEKPTAKTDNLYRTDFIHDNAFDGLDTNSIASISWKNFFTDNLLQGYIQNALDNNIDIRIAIQNIEAAESYVKQSKSGFLPSLSTDLGYTFSKTSGNSRFGALTFNQFQLGASAAWEADIWGKIKSQQRATYAQYLQSIEAHKAVKTGLIAAVAKTYYQLVAISAQIEIAQRSVSTRDSSLETTIALKNAGQLTEVAVKQSESQLYEAKIILLNLQKQEKYLENTFCLLLNEQPHTITRNTIETQVFNSPLSIGIPAQLLANRPDVLQAEYFFMQTFELSNLARTNFYPSFMITASGGSQSMELEKWFSASSLFANLAAGITQPIFNRRQIKTAYEVAQTQQQKAVLGYQYAILSAGVDVSNALIDYRTQTEAIALEQSKFEANQIAFTISNQLLQNGLATYLEVLTAQQNVLSSELNVINAKLGQLNAVVNLYTSLGGGWR; encoded by the coding sequence ATGAAAAAACAACAGCACTTGTCATTAGTCCTCTCCATAGGTTTAGTATTGTTATTATCTTCTTGTTTGGCAATCAAAAAATATGAGAAACCAACAGCAAAAACAGACAACCTGTACAGAACAGACTTTATCCATGACAACGCATTTGACGGATTGGACACCAACTCTATTGCAAGTATATCTTGGAAAAACTTCTTTACGGATAATTTGCTGCAAGGGTATATACAAAACGCTCTTGACAACAACATAGACATTAGAATTGCAATTCAAAATATAGAAGCAGCAGAATCCTATGTAAAACAAAGCAAATCAGGCTTTCTCCCTTCTCTTTCCACAGACTTAGGTTATACATTTTCAAAAACCTCCGGCAACAGCCGATTTGGGGCTTTAACTTTTAACCAATTTCAGTTGGGAGCAAGTGCAGCATGGGAGGCTGATATATGGGGCAAAATCAAGAGCCAACAACGCGCCACTTATGCACAATACCTGCAAAGTATCGAAGCGCACAAGGCAGTAAAAACCGGATTGATTGCAGCAGTAGCTAAGACATATTATCAATTGGTGGCAATCAGCGCACAGATTGAAATTGCCCAACGCAGTGTAAGCACACGTGACAGCAGTTTGGAGACTACAATAGCACTCAAAAATGCAGGTCAACTCACTGAGGTTGCCGTAAAGCAATCAGAATCTCAATTGTATGAAGCGAAAATCATTTTGTTGAATCTTCAAAAACAAGAAAAATATCTTGAAAACACCTTCTGCCTACTACTCAACGAACAACCTCACACAATTACCCGCAACACAATTGAAACACAAGTGTTTAATTCTCCTTTGAGCATTGGTATTCCTGCCCAACTCTTAGCAAACAGACCGGATGTATTGCAAGCAGAATATTTCTTCATGCAAACCTTTGAGTTGAGTAACCTTGCAAGAACAAATTTTTATCCATCCTTTATGATCACGGCTTCAGGTGGTAGCCAAAGCATGGAATTAGAAAAATGGTTCAGTGCAAGTTCACTATTTGCAAATCTTGCTGCGGGTATTACACAACCAATCTTTAATCGCAGACAAATCAAGACCGCCTATGAAGTTGCGCAGACTCAACAACAAAAAGCCGTGTTGGGTTATCAATATGCCATTCTTAGTGCAGGTGTGGATGTTTCCAACGCATTGATTGACTACCGGACTCAGACAGAAGCGATTGCACTTGAACAAAGCAAATTTGAAGCAAATCAAATTGCGTTTACTATTTCGAACCAACTATTGCAAAACGGACTTGCAACCTATTTGGAAGTGTTGACCGCACAGCAAAACGTTCTCTCCTCCGAACTCAATGTTATCAATGCTAAATTAGGACAGTTGAATGCAGTGGTCAATCTTTACACATCTTTGGGTGGCGGATGGAGATAA
- a CDS encoding efflux RND transporter permease subunit, protein MFKQFIERPVLSTVISIIITILGIIGIYVLPISQYPDIAPPTVQISANFPGANAQTVLESVIIPIEEQVNGVEHMKYITSTASNNGAASIQVFFEQNVDPDIAAVHVQNRVSRALPLLPADVTRSGVTTQKQSTDALMWISFYSTNPDYDATFIQNYLNINIIPEIKRISGVGDVNSAGVKNYAMRIWIDPVKLASYKLEPSDVVAAINEQSQEAAAGTLGQNDANAFEYVIRYSGRYRTPDEYKSIVIKALGNAQFLRLEDVAKVEMDAQGYNVVSTANGNPAVSMGVFQTPGSNAREIIQNIHKNLKELKHSFPPGIDYLVNYDTNLFLDASIQKVITTLIEAFILVFIVVFLFLQDFRSTLIPAIAVPVSIIGTFFFMSLFGFSINLLTLFALVLAIGIVVDDAIVVVEAVHAKLENGAKSALDASYAAMSEITGAIISITLVMASVFIPITFISGPTGVFYKQFGVTLIVAIAISALNALTLSPALCALVLKPHEKDSKKKNGVIQRFYTAFNIGFNHTARKYTSGLKFLFVHKWATLFILLASTGLMLWSANTTSKGFVPKEDRAVIMTNIELPAGASLDRTSAIINKLSAEVKKIKGIKGMSFTAGSSLLGGAGSNFGLGFIILDEWDKRKADSLSSGAIIGKLFRAASTIPGAQMLFFEPPSIRGYGVAEGFQLELLDKFGGSFKDLDAQSKQYLKELSERPEILYAQTSFNTSYPQYQLDINIPRAKEAGVSINSIFQTLQGYIGGIYAADFSRFGKQYRVYVQSLPDTRASKEDLNSIFVKNKNGEMAPITEFVKLERIYGPQSVNRFNLFNAVHVTGATNPGYSSGDAIKAVLDVTKNLPANFDIAFSGLTKEEIEAGNQTLFILILVIIFVYFILAGLYESYLLPLAVMLSLPVGMMGAYITTKLMGLEINIYFQIALIMLIGLLAKNAILIVELSIQKRRAGESLLNAALDGAKVRFRPILMTSFAFIFGLLPLVFASGVGAIGDRSIGTAAVGGLLIGTILGVFVTPPLFMFFEWLQEKVSRKPKIIEKN, encoded by the coding sequence ATGTTTAAGCAATTTATTGAACGCCCTGTTTTATCAACCGTAATATCCATTATCATCACCATTTTGGGTATTATAGGAATTTATGTTCTCCCCATATCCCAATATCCTGACATAGCGCCACCCACAGTACAAATATCGGCAAACTTTCCGGGCGCAAATGCGCAAACCGTACTTGAGAGTGTAATCATTCCAATTGAAGAGCAAGTAAATGGAGTTGAGCACATGAAATATATCACCTCAACTGCCAGTAACAATGGAGCAGCATCTATACAAGTGTTCTTTGAGCAGAATGTTGACCCGGACATTGCAGCAGTCCATGTGCAGAACCGTGTTTCACGCGCTCTGCCACTACTCCCTGCCGATGTTACCCGTTCCGGTGTTACCACACAAAAACAATCAACGGATGCGCTGATGTGGATTTCATTCTATTCAACCAACCCTGATTATGATGCAACCTTTATCCAAAACTACTTAAACATTAATATCATTCCTGAGATTAAAAGAATTTCGGGAGTGGGAGATGTCAATTCCGCAGGTGTAAAAAACTATGCAATGCGTATTTGGATTGACCCTGTTAAATTAGCATCATACAAACTTGAACCGTCCGATGTAGTGGCTGCAATTAACGAACAAAGCCAAGAAGCCGCTGCCGGTACTTTAGGACAAAACGATGCCAACGCTTTCGAATATGTCATTCGTTACAGTGGGCGCTACAGAACACCTGATGAATATAAGTCTATCGTGATAAAAGCATTGGGTAACGCGCAATTCCTGCGCTTAGAAGATGTTGCAAAAGTGGAAATGGATGCCCAAGGATATAATGTTGTTTCCACAGCAAACGGCAATCCGGCTGTAAGCATGGGGGTCTTTCAAACTCCGGGTTCTAATGCACGTGAAATTATCCAAAACATTCATAAGAATCTGAAAGAACTAAAGCATTCATTCCCTCCCGGCATTGATTATCTTGTAAATTATGATACAAACTTATTCTTGGATGCCTCTATTCAAAAAGTAATCACAACCTTGATTGAAGCCTTCATTCTGGTTTTCATTGTGGTTTTCCTTTTCTTACAAGATTTTCGTTCTACTCTGATTCCTGCAATTGCAGTACCTGTGTCCATTATAGGAACATTCTTCTTTATGAGCCTGTTTGGATTCTCAATTAACCTGTTAACCCTGTTTGCGTTGGTATTGGCAATAGGAATTGTTGTGGATGATGCCATCGTTGTTGTGGAGGCGGTACATGCCAAATTAGAGAATGGTGCCAAATCTGCGCTTGATGCAAGTTATGCTGCCATGAGCGAAATCACGGGGGCAATCATTTCTATTACATTGGTGATGGCTTCTGTATTTATTCCGATTACATTTATTTCAGGACCAACCGGTGTGTTTTACAAACAATTTGGAGTAACCTTGATTGTAGCCATTGCTATTTCTGCATTAAATGCTCTAACACTCAGCCCTGCCCTTTGTGCATTGGTACTAAAACCTCATGAAAAAGATAGTAAAAAGAAAAATGGGGTTATACAGCGATTTTATACAGCCTTCAATATTGGCTTTAATCATACAGCCCGAAAATACACAAGCGGACTGAAATTTTTGTTCGTACACAAATGGGCAACACTATTCATTTTACTTGCATCAACCGGATTGATGTTATGGTCAGCAAACACTACTTCCAAAGGCTTTGTGCCCAAAGAAGACCGTGCAGTTATTATGACAAACATAGAATTGCCTGCAGGAGCTTCCTTAGACAGAACATCAGCCATAATTAACAAACTGAGCGCAGAAGTAAAGAAAATAAAAGGAATCAAAGGAATGTCTTTTACTGCAGGCTCCAGTTTATTGGGAGGCGCGGGAAGCAATTTTGGACTTGGTTTTATTATTCTTGATGAATGGGATAAACGCAAAGCCGATTCTCTTTCATCAGGTGCAATTATTGGCAAACTGTTTCGTGCAGCATCAACAATTCCAGGAGCACAAATGTTATTCTTTGAACCTCCAAGTATTAGGGGATACGGTGTTGCAGAAGGATTTCAATTAGAATTGTTGGATAAATTCGGAGGCAGTTTTAAAGACCTTGACGCACAATCAAAACAATATTTGAAGGAACTCTCTGAAAGACCGGAGATTCTTTATGCTCAAACCTCATTTAATACGAGCTACCCTCAATACCAATTGGATATTAATATACCCAGAGCTAAAGAAGCAGGTGTCTCAATTAACAGCATATTTCAAACACTGCAAGGTTACATTGGCGGCATTTATGCAGCCGATTTTTCAAGATTTGGAAAACAATACAGGGTATATGTACAGTCATTACCTGACACGCGCGCGAGCAAAGAAGATTTGAATTCAATTTTTGTGAAAAATAAAAATGGTGAAATGGCACCCATCACAGAGTTTGTAAAACTTGAGAGAATTTATGGACCACAGTCAGTGAATCGATTCAACCTATTCAATGCGGTACACGTTACAGGTGCAACAAACCCCGGTTATTCCTCCGGTGACGCCATTAAAGCAGTACTTGACGTTACCAAGAACCTTCCCGCAAATTTTGACATCGCATTTTCAGGTTTGACCAAAGAAGAAATAGAGGCTGGTAATCAAACTTTGTTTATCCTCATTCTTGTTATCATTTTCGTGTATTTCATTCTCGCAGGTCTCTATGAAAGCTACTTGTTGCCCTTGGCAGTAATGCTTTCTCTTCCGGTTGGGATGATGGGAGCATATATAACTACTAAGTTGATGGGCTTAGAAATTAATATATACTTCCAGATTGCATTAATTATGCTGATAGGATTGTTAGCAAAGAATGCCATTTTGATTGTTGAACTCTCAATACAAAAGCGCAGAGCCGGTGAATCACTCTTAAATGCAGCTCTTGATGGTGCAAAAGTACGTTTCAGACCTATATTAATGACTTCATTTGCCTTCATCTTTGGTTTGTTGCCATTAGTGTTTGCCAGCGGAGTTGGAGCAATCGGAGACCGCTCTATAGGTACTGCGGCTGTAGGAGGATTACTCATTGGAACTATTTTAGGGGTTTTTGTGACTCCTCCTTTGTTTATGTTCTTTGAATGGCTTCAAGAAAAAGTGAGTAGAAAACCTAAAATCATTGAGAAAAATTAA
- a CDS encoding efflux RND transporter periplasmic adaptor subunit produces MKKTIISAITIGIFFASCNNKGQQQAKPQQTPTLPVIEIPSKSIEGLSAYPVSLEGIVNAEVRAKISGYITAVLIDEGQMVQKGQQLFRIETDALTEDAEAAKANVEAAQVGVDQLKPLVEKKIVSPMQLQTAEAKLAQAKAAYKSITANIGYANITSPVTGYVGRITYRQGSLVNPSNPLPLTIVSNTNEVYAYFAMNEADYVDFLQKTEGKTLQDKMSHFPKVKLKLANGEVYEHEGVIQTVTAQVDPATGSVNFRAVFPNPEHLLANGSSGTILIPKHYPNALLVPEEATFEMQGKVYVFTVKDGNTVDQAIIDVIDKVGNILVVKSGVKAGDKIVVQGAGKLQHGSQITPIVKSFDAFIEELKPAFK; encoded by the coding sequence ATGAAAAAAACAATCATATCAGCCATCACTATAGGAATATTCTTTGCTTCATGCAATAATAAAGGACAGCAACAAGCCAAGCCACAACAAACACCAACCCTTCCGGTCATTGAAATACCATCAAAATCAATAGAAGGATTAAGTGCCTACCCTGTCAGCTTAGAAGGCATAGTAAACGCAGAAGTTAGAGCAAAAATTTCAGGCTATATAACCGCAGTGCTGATTGACGAAGGTCAAATGGTACAAAAAGGTCAACAATTATTCCGTATAGAAACAGATGCCCTAACCGAAGATGCAGAAGCTGCAAAAGCAAATGTAGAGGCTGCACAAGTGGGAGTTGACCAATTAAAACCCTTGGTTGAGAAAAAAATTGTTAGTCCTATGCAACTACAAACTGCCGAAGCAAAGTTGGCTCAAGCAAAAGCAGCATACAAAAGCATTACCGCAAATATCGGCTATGCCAATATAACCAGTCCGGTAACAGGATATGTAGGCAGAATCACCTACCGACAAGGTTCATTGGTAAATCCTTCAAACCCTTTACCGCTCACAATTGTTTCTAATACAAATGAAGTGTATGCTTATTTTGCAATGAATGAAGCCGATTATGTGGACTTTTTGCAAAAAACTGAAGGTAAGACCTTGCAAGACAAGATGTCCCATTTCCCAAAAGTGAAGCTGAAATTAGCAAATGGTGAAGTCTATGAACACGAGGGTGTCATTCAAACTGTAACTGCACAAGTTGACCCTGCAACAGGTTCGGTGAATTTCAGAGCTGTTTTTCCAAATCCTGAACACTTATTGGCAAACGGGAGCAGCGGCACGATTCTCATTCCTAAACACTATCCAAACGCTCTGTTAGTACCCGAAGAAGCCACTTTTGAAATGCAAGGCAAAGTGTATGTTTTTACTGTAAAGGATGGCAATACTGTTGACCAAGCAATTATTGATGTAATAGACAAGGTGGGCAATATTTTGGTTGTCAAATCAGGTGTAAAGGCAGGCGACAAAATCGTAGTACAAGGTGCCGGAAAACTGCAACACGGCTCACAAATCACCCCCATTGTAAAAAGCTTTGATGCATTTATTGAAGAACTCAAACCTGCCTTTAAATAA
- a CDS encoding ArsR family transcriptional regulator codes for MNLTEEKKRLVESLGVYFEQDKLTAPLAGRIKAILIINGEHGTTFEQIVSELGAGKSTVSTHLNNLIAQGNVQYFTKCGDRKRYFAMQPKYIANKIQSFITKWENEIDIHKQILNYKINYNKTNNQNKLSLAKHEQSIQFLTDSIAFFKKENNKYTE; via the coding sequence ATGAATTTAACAGAAGAAAAAAAGAGATTAGTTGAATCCTTAGGGGTTTATTTTGAACAAGATAAACTCACTGCCCCACTTGCCGGACGTATCAAAGCAATCTTGATAATCAACGGTGAGCATGGAACAACTTTCGAACAAATTGTTTCGGAGTTAGGTGCAGGCAAAAGTACTGTTTCTACTCACTTAAACAATTTGATTGCACAAGGAAATGTGCAATACTTCACAAAATGTGGAGACCGCAAACGATATTTTGCAATGCAACCAAAATACATTGCCAACAAAATCCAATCTTTCATTACCAAATGGGAGAATGAGATAGACATTCACAAACAAATACTCAATTATAAAATCAATTATAATAAGACTAACAATCAAAACAAGTTATCATTGGCAAAACATGAACAGTCAATCCAATTTCTGACAGATTCAATTGCCTTTTTTAAAAAAGAAAACAACAAATACACAGAATAG